A genomic window from Ischnura elegans chromosome 10, ioIscEleg1.1, whole genome shotgun sequence includes:
- the LOC124166823 gene encoding uncharacterized protein LOC124166823: MRVSVSQQQHLPTKINNNSQAKIILPLEIDDSLAPIGQIIRNVHTATRSVIRILRRTSNPVTKKSAKCKSRSAKCTKVTKGGKRKSSAGRRKRSGKEALKAVPDGDEVDEMLMANLPSLAKDAAIAPSMDSSAAFPDTIDWEDIFSVIPELKDYDLQLQL, encoded by the exons atgagaGTCTCCGTGTCGCAGCAACAACATCTACCGACCAAAATAAACAACAACAGCCAAGCGAAGATCATCCTCCCGCTGGAGATCGACGACTCCCTCGCGCCGATCGGacaaatcattcgaaatgtgcACACGGCGACGAGATCCGTGATTCGCATTCTACGGCGGACATCAAACCCGGTCACGAAAAAGTCGGCGAAGTGCAAGAGTCGCTCGGCGAAGTGCACGAAAGTCACGAAGGGAGGCAAGCGGAAGTCAAGTGCAGGAAGACGGAAGCGATCGGGGAAAGAG GCGCTGAAGGCGGTCCCAGATGGCGATGAAGTCGATGAGATGCTGATGGCCAACTTGCCATCTCTGGCGAAGGACGCGGCCATCGCCCCATCAATGGACTCCAGTGCCGCCTTCCCGGACACCATTGACTGGGAAGACATCTTCTCCGTGATCCCCGAACTCAAGGACTACGATCTCCAATTGCAGCTTTAG